In Helianthus annuus cultivar XRQ/B chromosome 9, HanXRQr2.0-SUNRISE, whole genome shotgun sequence, the following are encoded in one genomic region:
- the LOC110875701 gene encoding threonine--tRNA ligase, chloroplastic/mitochondrial 2-like produces the protein MIHRTVLGSLERFFGVLIEHYASDFPLWLSPIQARILPVTDTQLEYCKDLTEKMKASGIRVELCTGERLPKLIRNAEKQKILLMAVVGPKEVGMESVTVRSRFGGELGTMGIDDFITKVKDAVDNQNGCDGGRMGDLGFQKKCEEWGRKRRVRWEWGPLN, from the exons ATGATTCACCGAACAGTTCTCGGATCTCTAGAGCGGTTTTTTGGTGTACTTATAGAGCATTATGCTAGTGATTTCCCGTTATGGCTTTCTCCAATTCAAGCTCGAATTCTACCGGTCACTGACACGCAG CTTGAATACTGCAAAGATTTAACTGAGAAGATGAAAGCGAGTGGAATACGTGTTGAGTTGTGCACAGGTGAGCGACTGCCAAAGCTCATTAGAAATGCTGAGAAGCAGAAGATACTGTTAATGGCTGTTGTGGGACCCAAGGAGGTTGGGATGGAGAGTGTTACAGTCAGATCTAGGTTCGGTGGGGAGCTGGGAACGATGGGCATTGATGATTTCATCACGAAGGTCAAGGATGCTGTCGACAATCAAAATGGGTGTGATGGGGGTCGTATGGGGGAtctgggttttcaaaaaaaatgtgAAGAGTGGGGAAGAAAAAGAAGGGTGAGATGGGAGTGGGGTCCACTCAATTAA
- the LOC118481745 gene encoding uncharacterized protein LOC118481745: MSAEFTCRVEVKRIRNSQEWFKLTCGGGNCMKGVGREDNDMWCDGCENPVVFPRGSFRLELEVFDSTAEAVVVCFDDTAQRLTKTTAHSILTEECGLSRVYSLYSTDIQDKFTPVMVRNADGSISTLPNYFTAVSWLVMGLGMTVASVS, encoded by the exons ATG AGTGCTGAATTCACCTGTCGTGTTGAAGTCAAACGCATACGCAATAGCCAAGAGTGGTTCAAGCTGACATGTGGCGGTGGGAATTGCATGAAAGGTGTGGGGCGTGAAGACAACGATATGTGGTGTGATGGGTGCGAAAACCCCGTTGTCTTCCCGAGAGGAAG TTTCAGGCTAGAACTCGAGGTGTTTGACTCAACAGCCGAAGCTGTCGTTGTCTGCTTTGATGACACCGCCCAACGCTTGACAAAGACCACTGCTCATAGTATACTCACAGAAGAGTGTGGCCTGTCACGCGTCTACAGCCTTTATTCCACTGACATACAGGATAAGTTCACTCCGGTGATGGTAAGGAACGCTGATGGAAGCATTTCAACACTGCCGAATTATTTCACTGCAGTCAGTTGGCTGGTGATGGGATTGGGGATGACGGTGGCAAGCGTTAGCTAA